The nucleotide sequence CACCAAAGTGCCAATCTGGCGTGAATTTGGTATGTCCCGGTAGCATCATACTCAAGGAAACAGACTCATGCAGACCTGCAATGATATTCCAAAAAAACAGTAACAATTTTATAATCTTTTTCTTCAGGTTACAACCTCGAAAGATTCATTTCAATATGctttatacattttgtaattgaTAGAAACAAGCGACCAAAGTTCTTATCATAtagtataacaagagcaccgcctagacagctcatctatttgtcaaagtatgaatcaaatcagatcataaataaagaagttatggcaattttagtaaaATCTTTCCAAAATGAaatgggggattcttgggtgggatggttggacagtctttcaaaaatgaaataatacaaataaatatttgtttttttaaaggattttgcaacaacataaaatgttttaattgggggggggggggttaagaggggggtatagttggggtgtggtcatttattagatgattagtgctgcaagtatgaaagcaatagctttgatactttagaaataaagtggacctaaacacaaacctTTTCAAATGTCTCTACACACTACAcattattatactttttaaatggttatattttaaagaaagacaATGACCGTTTTATTACCTGTCAACACTCTCCACATGCAATAGCCCAGAATGGTGTTGTTTTTATTCTGCCCAACAGCATTGTCAAAGTGAATCTGCgaataaacattttttgtttaaaataattaatatatatttaaatggagATTATTGCTACACCTATGAAAACATTTATGAATTAATGGAAACAGAATTATGTTATGTCCagcaacaaaatgaaataattacaaattACAAAAACATAGATTAAAGTAACAATTATTACAAAAGCAACTATGTATAAATTTACTTAATTTTTCCAATGAAAAGAaagacaaaacattattttgttaatctcAGAGTATGTATCGCAATAAATTACCTCTGCGTGTTTTTCTCCAGCGccaaagtgagaaaaatagtgGTGCACCAAACTTGTGACACAATCGCCACCTTTCCCAGGCATTTCTGACTCGTCAATCATATAGAATCTCTGTATTCctgtaatattgttttatgtacataaaaacaatttttacaaataaaaactataaaaagACTATATTTTAATACGCCATGCATACAAGATTTTCACTTAATATTTGTGCAAAACACTTGTATTGTTTAATTACAATATACACAAGGCTTGTCAGcaaaggatgacatatgcctcctttttccacatttttctaaacctaaacgcaaagtgtttttgcactttttcgaaacctaaacgcaaagtgtgacggaatttcagacagacagacagacggacagtgtgatcactatatgcccaccttcgggggcataaaaacaacaactaaataatgcagtatattaacaaatgtttttcttatagtAGTGCAATGTAGTTacaattagttattattacaTATTGTGAAGATATATAAAACTGATAATTACAATAACATACCTGTTCCTTCAGCGCACATCCCAAACACATGGCACTTTCTTGGTGTCGCAAAGTAGATTGGCCCCACTTGCATGGCGTGATGAGGGTAGTGTACACACTGGGCAAAATCCCATGAGTAGTGAAGTGTGGCATCTAGTGAACATGGTTCTGCACCTGTTAACAAAATGAACCAAATTGTATTAAGTGAATCAATTTATTtagacattttttattatatatacatatttttataattgtttcccAACATGTACAGCTAGATGCACCATATAAATGAATGTTCAACATTTAAGCTATAGCATGTTCATGGCAAAATGCATAAAATGCTGCGGTTCATCTTCCAGGACAAAGCACAAATGTACCTCATATGAGGTACCTTATTTgtataacatatttttgaatagttaatttacaatttatgaatttataatggaaataaaatttgtttattaaaaaatcctCATTTTTCAAGACCTTCAGTGACATCTGTAGTACTGCACACAGCTTTACTACAAAGAACCTGGTCCTTGAAAAGTTGGCGTTGCCGGTTGGCCTTTTGAACATGACATGTATAGTCACTTAGTACATTGTGCCTTTCTTCATCTGACAGATGAGCATTGGTTTTTAATTTGCCCATGAATTTttgacattttacacacaaatCTGTCGCTGGTGTAGCTACTGCAATGTGGGGGCATAATGAATTCCATTTGTTTCTAAATGTTTTTAAAGACACAACTCTATAGTTTGCTTCCTTTGCACTCTTCATGTATAAGTCATAAATGTCAGTTACATTTTTGTCACATGGAAGAAGCAAAACTGTCTGCTTTGGACAATTAGGCAGTCGTCCGGGCAAaggtaatgcatttttatttgcatattcttcaatgaatttttttattctTGTAGTATCGTCGAATGAAAGTGCATGGGCAGGTGTTGTTTTGCAATTACCATGTTCATTGACACTCAGGCCATACATGTCATAAGACTTACTCATTCTTTTTAACGTTGACTGAGAAATTGCAAATGCAAAACAGAAAGTTTTCTTACAAATTTGCTGACCATGGAAAAAATATTTCTGAGACGGTCTCGTTCGCAACCTTTTAgattttttg is from Dreissena polymorpha isolate Duluth1 chromosome 14, UMN_Dpol_1.0, whole genome shotgun sequence and encodes:
- the LOC127858297 gene encoding uncharacterized protein LOC127858297 isoform X1, translated to MSKSYDMYGLSVNEHGNCKTTPAHALSFDDTTRIKKFIEEYANKNALPLPGRLPNCPKQTVLLLPCDKNVTDIYDLYMKSAKEANYRVVSLKTFRNKWNSLCPHIAVATPATDLCVKCQKFMGKLKTNAHLSDEERHNVLSDYTCHVQKANRQRQLFKDQVLCSKAVCSTTDVTEGAEPCSLDATLHYSWDFAQCVHYPHHAMQVGPIYFATPRKCHVFGMCAEGTGIQRFYMIDESEMPGKGGDCVTSLVHHYFSHFGAGEKHAEIHFDNAVGQNKNNTILGYCMWRVLTGLHESVSLSMMLPGHTKFTPDWHFGVWKIKWRQSDAECMEDIAYTVKASSRSGHNIPQRVNDPSRPVVFLNWKTFLENYFKLLKNITKYYHFRCTADEPGVLICREFCDSEEVRFNLLKARPEAGCLPTVKVIPPLDHLRQWYLYEKIAPFFINEVARDIVCPKPSIPK